The following are encoded together in the Meriones unguiculatus strain TT.TT164.6M chromosome 16, Bangor_MerUng_6.1, whole genome shotgun sequence genome:
- the Bag6 gene encoding large proline-rich protein BAG6 isoform X2, which produces MCVCMCLARCRLSRVAETPTEGGGGRRGLSASRSSLPELSAMEPSDSASTAMEEPASLEVLVKTLDSQTRTFIVGAQMNVKEFKEHIAASVSIPSEKQRLIYQGRVLQDDKKLQEYNVGGKVIHLVERAPPQTQLPSGVSSGTGSASAAHGGGSLSGTRGPGASVHDRNANSYVMVGTFNLPSDGSAVDVHINMEQAPVQSEPRVRLVMAQHMIRDIQTLLSRMECRGGTPAQASQPPPQTPPVASEAGALNSQTSEPVEGEAPPREPMESEEMEDRAPAQTPELTPSGPAPAGPTPAPETNAPNHPSPAEHVEVLQELQRLQRRLQPFLQRYCEVLGAAATTDYNNNHEGREEDQRLINLVGESLRLLGNTFVALSDLRCNLACAPPRHLHVVRPMSHYTTPMVLQQAAIPIQINVGTTVTMTGNGARPPTAPSAEAATPGSGQASSLPPSSTAVDSSAEGAPPPGPAPPPAASHPRVIRISHQSVEPVVMMHMNIQDSGAQPGGVPSAPTGPLGPPGHGQTLGSTLIQLPSLPPEFMHAVAHQITHQAMVAAVASAAAGQQVPGFPTAPTRVVIARPTPPQARPSHPGGPPVSGALGTGLGTNTSLAQMVSGLVGQLLMQPVLVAQGTPGMAPAPAPAPAPAPAPAPAPAPAPAPAPATASASAGTTNTATTAGPAPGGPAQPPPPQPSAADLQFSQLLGNLLGPAGPGAGGPGMASPTITVAMPGVPAFLQGMTDFLQASQTAPPPPPPPPPPPPAPEQQSTPQPGSPSGGAGSPGGLGPESLPPEFFTSVVQGVLSSLLGSLGARAGSSESIAAFIQRLSGSSNIFEPGADGALGFFGALLSLLCQNFSMVDVVMLLHGHFQPLQRLQPQLRSFFHQHYLGGQEPTPSNIRIATHTLITGLEEYVRESFSLVQVQPGVDIIRTNLEFLQEQFNSIAAHVLHCTDSGFGARLLELCNQGLFECLALNLHCLGGQQMELAAVINGRIRRMSRGVNPSLVSWLTTMMGLRLQVVLEHMPVGPDAILRYVRRVGDPPQALPEEPMEVQGAERTSPEPQRENASPAPGTTAEEAMSRGPPPAPEGGSREEQDGASADAEPWAAAVPPEWVPIIQQDIQSQRKVKPQPPLSDAYLSGMPAKRRKTMQGEGPQLLLSEAVSRAAKAAGARPLTSPESLSRDLEAPEVQESYRQQLRSDIQKRLQEDPNYSPQRFPNAHRAFADDP; this is translated from the exons atgtgtgtttgtatgtgtttggcCCGGTGTCGGTTGAGTCGTGTCGCTGAAACACCGACGGAAGGCGGAGGCGGAAGGAGGGGGCTGTCAGCGAGCCGGTCCAGCCTCCC AGAGCTGTCGGCCATGGAGCCGAGTGATAGTGCCAGTACCGCTATGGAGGAGCCTGCCAGCCTGGAGGTACTGGTGAAGACCCTGGACTCCCAGACTCGGACGTTTATTGTGGGGGCCCAG ATGAATGTAAAGGAGTTTAAGGAGCATATAGCTGCCTCTGTTAGCATCCCTTCCGAGAAACAACGGCTCATCTACCAGGGCCGGGTTCTGCAAGATGATAAGAAGCTCCAGGAATACA ATGTTGGGGGAAAGGTTATTCACCTGGTGGAACGGGCTCCTCCTCAGACCCAGCTCCCTTCTGGAGTGTCTTCTGGGACAGGGTCTGCCTCAGCTGCTCATGGTGGGGGATCCCTTTCTGGCACTCGGGGCCCTGGGGCCTCTGTTCATGACCGGAATGCCAACAGCTATGTCATGGTTGGAACCTTCAATCTTCCT AGTGACGGCTCCGCGGTGGACGTTCACATCAACATGGAGCAGGCCCCGGTTCAG AGTGAGCCCCGGGTGCGGCTGGTGATGGCCCAGCACATGATCAGGGACATACAGACCCTGCTGTCCCGGATGGAG TGTCGAGGGGGAACCCCAGCACAGGCCAGTCAGCCACCCCCGCAGACACCACCTGTGGCCTCGGAGgcaggagccttgaactcacaaacatcAGAGCCAGTGGAAGGTGAAGCACCTCCTCGAGAGCCCATGGagtcagaggagatggaggaccgTGCCCCAGCTCAGACTCCAGAGCTTACCCCTTCTGGCCCAGCTCCAGCAGGCCCAACACCTGCGCCAGAGACAAATGCACCCAA CCACCCTTCCCCTGCAGAGCATGTGGAGGTGCTCCAGGAGCTGCAGCGCCTGCAGCGCCGTCTTCAGCCCTTCCTGCAGCGCTACTGTGAGGTCCTGGGCGCTGCTGCCACCACAGACTACAACAACAAC CATGAGGGCCGTGAGGAGGACCAGAGGTTGATCAACTTGGTTGGAGAGAGCCTGCGGCTGTTGGGCAACACGTTCGTGGCCTTGTCTGATCTGCGCTGCAATCTGGCCTGTGCACCGCCACGGCACCTGCATGTGGTGCGGCCCATGTCTCACTACACGACGCCCATGGTGCTCCAGCAGGCGGCCATTCCCATTCAG ATCaatgtggggactactgtgaccATGACAGGCAATGGGGCTCGGCCTCCAACGGCTCCCAGTGCAGAGGCGGCAACTCCAGGCTCTGGCCAGGCCTCATCCTTGCCTCCGTCTTCTACCGCTGTTGATTCATCAGCCGAAGGAGCTCCCCCACCGGGGCCAGCTCCACCACCCGCTGCCAGCCACCCCCGGGTCATCCGGATTTCCCACCAGAGCGTGGAGCCCGTGGTCATGATGCACATGAACATTCAAG ATTCTGGAGCACAGCCTGGTGGTGTCCCGAGTGCTCCCACCGGTCCCCTAGGACCTCCTGGTCACGGACAGACCCTGG GCTCCACCCTCATCCAGCTGCCCTCCCTGCCCCCTGAGTTCATGCACGCCGTCGCCCACCAGATCACTCATCAGGCCATGGTGGCAGCTGTTGCCTCCGCGGCCGCAG GACAGCAGGTGCCTGGCTTCCCAACAGCGCCAACTCGGGTGGTGATTGCCCGGCCCACTCCTCCACAGGCTCGGCCTTCCCATCCTGGGGGCCCTCCAGTCTCTGGGGCTCTG GGCACTGGACTGGGCACAAACACTTCATTGGCCCAGATGGTGAGTGGCCTCGTGGGACAACTTCTTATGCAGCCTGTCCTTGTGG CTCAGGGGACTCCAGGAATGGCTCcggctccagctccagctccagctccagctccggCCCCGgccccagctccagctccagctccagctccagctccagctacTGCTTCAGCTAGTGCTGGCACTACCAAcacagccaccacagctggccctgcccctgggGGCCCTGCCCAGCCTCCACCCCCTCAGCCCTCTGCCGCTGACCTTCAGTTCTCTCAGCTCTTGGGGAACCTGCTAGGGCCTGCAGGGCCAGGGGCTGGCGGGCCTGGCATGGCTTCTCCCACCATCACTGTGGCAATGCCCGGTGTTCCTGCTTTTCTCCAAGGCATGACTGATTTCCTGCAG GCATCACagactgcccctcccccccctccgCCTCCACCACCCCCGCCCCCTGCCCCAGAACAGCAGAGCACACCCCAACCAGGGTCCCCTTCTGGTGGAGCAGGGAGTCCTGGAGGCTTGGGTCCCGAGAGCCTGCCGCCAGAGTTCTTCACTTCCGTGGTGCAGGGGGTGCTGAGCTCCCTCCTCGGCTCCTTGGGGGCTCGGGCTGGCAGCAGCGAGAGCATCGCTGCCTTCATCCAGCGCCTCAGTGGATCCAGCAACATCTTTGAGCCTGGGGCTGATGGGGCCCTTG GGTTCTTTGGAGCTCTGCTCTCCCTCCTGTGCCAGAACTTCTCCATGGTGGACGTGGTGATGCTTCTGCACGGCCACTTCCAGCCACTGCAGCGGCTGCAGCCGCAGCTTCGCTCTTTCTTCCACCAGCACTACCTGGGTGGCCAGGAGCCAACACCCAGCAACATCCGG ATTGCGACCCACACCCTGATCACCGGGCTGGAGGAGTATGTGCGGGAGAGTTTC TCATTGGTGCAGGTCCAGCCAGGTGTGGACATCATCCGGACAAACCTAGAGTTTCTCCAAGAGCAGTTTAATAGCATCGCCGCCCATGTCCTGCACTGCACAG ACAGTGGCTTTGGAGCCCGGTTGCTGGAGCTGTGTAACCAGGGCCTGTTTGAGTGCTTGGCCCTGAACCTCCACTGCTTGGGGGGCCAGCAGATGGAGCTTGCTGCTGTTATAAATGGCCGAATT cGTCGAATGTCTCGTGGCGTGAACCCGTCCCTGGTGAGCTGGCTGACAACAATGATGGGACTGAGGCTTCAGGTGGTCTTGGAGCACATGCCTGTGGGCCCTGATGCCATCCTCAGATATGTGCGCAGAGTCGGCGATCCCCCCCAG GCACTTCCTGAAGAGCCAATGGAAgttcagggagcagagagaactTCCCCTGAGCCTCAG CGAGAGAATGCTTCCCCAGCTCCTGGAACAACAGCAGAAGAAGCTATGTCCCGGGGTCCACCCCCTGCTCCTGAAGGAGGTTCCCGAGAGGAGCAGGATGGAGCTTCCGCCGATGCAGAACCTTGGGCAGCCGCAGTCCCCCCA gaaTGGGTCCCTATTATCCAGCAGGACATTCAGAGCCAGCGGAAGGTGAAACCTCAGCCGCCCCTGAGTGATGCCTACCTCAGTGGTATGCCTGCCAAGAGACGCAAG ACAATGCAGGGTGAGGGCCCCCAGCTGCTACTCTCAGAGGCAGTAAGCCGGGCAGCTAAGGCAGCCGGAGCTCGGCCCCTGACAAGCCCCGAGAGCCTGAGCCGGGACCTGGAGGCACCAGAGGTTCAGGAGAGCTACAGGCAGCAG CTCCGGTCTGATATCCAGAAACGACTGCAGGAAGATCCCAACTACAGCCCCCAACGCTTCCCCAACGCCCACCGGGCGTTTGCTGATGACCCCTAG
- the Bag6 gene encoding large proline-rich protein BAG6 isoform X6 produces the protein MCVCMCLARCRLSRVAETPTEGGGGRRGLSASRSSLPELSAMEPSDSASTAMEEPASLEVLVKTLDSQTRTFIVGAQMNVKEFKEHIAASVSIPSEKQRLIYQGRVLQDDKKLQEYNVGGKVIHLVERAPPQTQLPSGVSSGTGSASAAHGGGSLSGTRGPGASVHDRNANSYVMVGTFNLPSDGSAVDVHINMEQAPVQSEPRVRLVMAQHMIRDIQTLLSRMECRGGTPAQASQPPPQTPPVASEAGALNSQTSEPVEGEAPPREPMESEEMEDRAPAQTPELTPSGPAPAGPTPAPETNAPNHPSPAEHVEVLQELQRLQRRLQPFLQRYCEVLGAAATTDYNNNHEGREEDQRLINLVGESLRLLGNTFVALSDLRCNLACAPPRHLHVVRPMSHYTTPMVLQQAAIPIQINVGTTVTMTGNGARPPTAPSAEAATPGSGQASSLPPSSTAVDSSAEGAPPPGPAPPPAASHPRVIRISHQSVEPVVMMHMNIQDSGAQPGGVPSAPTGPLGPPGHGQTLGSTLIQLPSLPPEFMHAVAHQITHQAMVAAVASAAAGQQVPGFPTAPTRVVIARPTPPQARPSHPGGPPVSGALQGTGLGTNTSLAQMVSGLVGQLLMQPVLVAQGTPGMAPAPAPAPAPAPAPAPAPAPAPAPAPATASASAGTTNTATTAGPAPGGPAQPPPPQPSAADLQFSQLLGNLLGPAGPGAGGPGMASPTITVAMPGVPAFLQGMTDFLQASQTAPPPPPPPPPPPPAPEQQSTPQPGSPSGGAGSPGGLGPESLPPEFFTSVVQGVLSSLLGSLGARAGSSESIAAFIQRLSGSSNIFEPGADGALGFFGALLSLLCQNFSMVDVVMLLHGHFQPLQRLQPQLRSFFHQHYLGGQEPTPSNIRIATHTLITGLEEYVRESFSLVQVQPGVDIIRTNLEFLQEQFNSIAAHVLHCTDSGFGARLLELCNQGLFECLALNLHCLGGQQMELAAVINGRIRRMSRGVNPSLVSWLTTMMGLRLQVVLEHMPVGPDAILRYVRRVGDPPQALPEEPMEVQGAERTSPEPQRENASPAPGTTAEEAMSRGPPPAPEGGSREEQDGASADAEPWAAAVPPEWVPIIQQDIQSQRKVKPQPPLSDAYLSGMPAKRRKLRSDIQKRLQEDPNYSPQRFPNAHRAFADDP, from the exons atgtgtgtttgtatgtgtttggcCCGGTGTCGGTTGAGTCGTGTCGCTGAAACACCGACGGAAGGCGGAGGCGGAAGGAGGGGGCTGTCAGCGAGCCGGTCCAGCCTCCC AGAGCTGTCGGCCATGGAGCCGAGTGATAGTGCCAGTACCGCTATGGAGGAGCCTGCCAGCCTGGAGGTACTGGTGAAGACCCTGGACTCCCAGACTCGGACGTTTATTGTGGGGGCCCAG ATGAATGTAAAGGAGTTTAAGGAGCATATAGCTGCCTCTGTTAGCATCCCTTCCGAGAAACAACGGCTCATCTACCAGGGCCGGGTTCTGCAAGATGATAAGAAGCTCCAGGAATACA ATGTTGGGGGAAAGGTTATTCACCTGGTGGAACGGGCTCCTCCTCAGACCCAGCTCCCTTCTGGAGTGTCTTCTGGGACAGGGTCTGCCTCAGCTGCTCATGGTGGGGGATCCCTTTCTGGCACTCGGGGCCCTGGGGCCTCTGTTCATGACCGGAATGCCAACAGCTATGTCATGGTTGGAACCTTCAATCTTCCT AGTGACGGCTCCGCGGTGGACGTTCACATCAACATGGAGCAGGCCCCGGTTCAG AGTGAGCCCCGGGTGCGGCTGGTGATGGCCCAGCACATGATCAGGGACATACAGACCCTGCTGTCCCGGATGGAG TGTCGAGGGGGAACCCCAGCACAGGCCAGTCAGCCACCCCCGCAGACACCACCTGTGGCCTCGGAGgcaggagccttgaactcacaaacatcAGAGCCAGTGGAAGGTGAAGCACCTCCTCGAGAGCCCATGGagtcagaggagatggaggaccgTGCCCCAGCTCAGACTCCAGAGCTTACCCCTTCTGGCCCAGCTCCAGCAGGCCCAACACCTGCGCCAGAGACAAATGCACCCAA CCACCCTTCCCCTGCAGAGCATGTGGAGGTGCTCCAGGAGCTGCAGCGCCTGCAGCGCCGTCTTCAGCCCTTCCTGCAGCGCTACTGTGAGGTCCTGGGCGCTGCTGCCACCACAGACTACAACAACAAC CATGAGGGCCGTGAGGAGGACCAGAGGTTGATCAACTTGGTTGGAGAGAGCCTGCGGCTGTTGGGCAACACGTTCGTGGCCTTGTCTGATCTGCGCTGCAATCTGGCCTGTGCACCGCCACGGCACCTGCATGTGGTGCGGCCCATGTCTCACTACACGACGCCCATGGTGCTCCAGCAGGCGGCCATTCCCATTCAG ATCaatgtggggactactgtgaccATGACAGGCAATGGGGCTCGGCCTCCAACGGCTCCCAGTGCAGAGGCGGCAACTCCAGGCTCTGGCCAGGCCTCATCCTTGCCTCCGTCTTCTACCGCTGTTGATTCATCAGCCGAAGGAGCTCCCCCACCGGGGCCAGCTCCACCACCCGCTGCCAGCCACCCCCGGGTCATCCGGATTTCCCACCAGAGCGTGGAGCCCGTGGTCATGATGCACATGAACATTCAAG ATTCTGGAGCACAGCCTGGTGGTGTCCCGAGTGCTCCCACCGGTCCCCTAGGACCTCCTGGTCACGGACAGACCCTGG GCTCCACCCTCATCCAGCTGCCCTCCCTGCCCCCTGAGTTCATGCACGCCGTCGCCCACCAGATCACTCATCAGGCCATGGTGGCAGCTGTTGCCTCCGCGGCCGCAG GACAGCAGGTGCCTGGCTTCCCAACAGCGCCAACTCGGGTGGTGATTGCCCGGCCCACTCCTCCACAGGCTCGGCCTTCCCATCCTGGGGGCCCTCCAGTCTCTGGGGCTCTG CAGGGCACTGGACTGGGCACAAACACTTCATTGGCCCAGATGGTGAGTGGCCTCGTGGGACAACTTCTTATGCAGCCTGTCCTTGTGG CTCAGGGGACTCCAGGAATGGCTCcggctccagctccagctccagctccagctccggCCCCGgccccagctccagctccagctccagctccagctccagctacTGCTTCAGCTAGTGCTGGCACTACCAAcacagccaccacagctggccctgcccctgggGGCCCTGCCCAGCCTCCACCCCCTCAGCCCTCTGCCGCTGACCTTCAGTTCTCTCAGCTCTTGGGGAACCTGCTAGGGCCTGCAGGGCCAGGGGCTGGCGGGCCTGGCATGGCTTCTCCCACCATCACTGTGGCAATGCCCGGTGTTCCTGCTTTTCTCCAAGGCATGACTGATTTCCTGCAG GCATCACagactgcccctcccccccctccgCCTCCACCACCCCCGCCCCCTGCCCCAGAACAGCAGAGCACACCCCAACCAGGGTCCCCTTCTGGTGGAGCAGGGAGTCCTGGAGGCTTGGGTCCCGAGAGCCTGCCGCCAGAGTTCTTCACTTCCGTGGTGCAGGGGGTGCTGAGCTCCCTCCTCGGCTCCTTGGGGGCTCGGGCTGGCAGCAGCGAGAGCATCGCTGCCTTCATCCAGCGCCTCAGTGGATCCAGCAACATCTTTGAGCCTGGGGCTGATGGGGCCCTTG GGTTCTTTGGAGCTCTGCTCTCCCTCCTGTGCCAGAACTTCTCCATGGTGGACGTGGTGATGCTTCTGCACGGCCACTTCCAGCCACTGCAGCGGCTGCAGCCGCAGCTTCGCTCTTTCTTCCACCAGCACTACCTGGGTGGCCAGGAGCCAACACCCAGCAACATCCGG ATTGCGACCCACACCCTGATCACCGGGCTGGAGGAGTATGTGCGGGAGAGTTTC TCATTGGTGCAGGTCCAGCCAGGTGTGGACATCATCCGGACAAACCTAGAGTTTCTCCAAGAGCAGTTTAATAGCATCGCCGCCCATGTCCTGCACTGCACAG ACAGTGGCTTTGGAGCCCGGTTGCTGGAGCTGTGTAACCAGGGCCTGTTTGAGTGCTTGGCCCTGAACCTCCACTGCTTGGGGGGCCAGCAGATGGAGCTTGCTGCTGTTATAAATGGCCGAATT cGTCGAATGTCTCGTGGCGTGAACCCGTCCCTGGTGAGCTGGCTGACAACAATGATGGGACTGAGGCTTCAGGTGGTCTTGGAGCACATGCCTGTGGGCCCTGATGCCATCCTCAGATATGTGCGCAGAGTCGGCGATCCCCCCCAG GCACTTCCTGAAGAGCCAATGGAAgttcagggagcagagagaactTCCCCTGAGCCTCAG CGAGAGAATGCTTCCCCAGCTCCTGGAACAACAGCAGAAGAAGCTATGTCCCGGGGTCCACCCCCTGCTCCTGAAGGAGGTTCCCGAGAGGAGCAGGATGGAGCTTCCGCCGATGCAGAACCTTGGGCAGCCGCAGTCCCCCCA gaaTGGGTCCCTATTATCCAGCAGGACATTCAGAGCCAGCGGAAGGTGAAACCTCAGCCGCCCCTGAGTGATGCCTACCTCAGTGGTATGCCTGCCAAGAGACGCAAG CTCCGGTCTGATATCCAGAAACGACTGCAGGAAGATCCCAACTACAGCCCCCAACGCTTCCCCAACGCCCACCGGGCGTTTGCTGATGACCCCTAG
- the Bag6 gene encoding large proline-rich protein BAG6 isoform X1: MCVCMCLARCRLSRVAETPTEGGGGRRGLSASRSSLPELSAMEPSDSASTAMEEPASLEVLVKTLDSQTRTFIVGAQMNVKEFKEHIAASVSIPSEKQRLIYQGRVLQDDKKLQEYNVGGKVIHLVERAPPQTQLPSGVSSGTGSASAAHGGGSLSGTRGPGASVHDRNANSYVMVGTFNLPSDGSAVDVHINMEQAPVQSEPRVRLVMAQHMIRDIQTLLSRMECRGGTPAQASQPPPQTPPVASEAGALNSQTSEPVEGEAPPREPMESEEMEDRAPAQTPELTPSGPAPAGPTPAPETNAPNHPSPAEHVEVLQELQRLQRRLQPFLQRYCEVLGAAATTDYNNNHEGREEDQRLINLVGESLRLLGNTFVALSDLRCNLACAPPRHLHVVRPMSHYTTPMVLQQAAIPIQINVGTTVTMTGNGARPPTAPSAEAATPGSGQASSLPPSSTAVDSSAEGAPPPGPAPPPAASHPRVIRISHQSVEPVVMMHMNIQDSGAQPGGVPSAPTGPLGPPGHGQTLGSTLIQLPSLPPEFMHAVAHQITHQAMVAAVASAAAGQQVPGFPTAPTRVVIARPTPPQARPSHPGGPPVSGALQGTGLGTNTSLAQMVSGLVGQLLMQPVLVAQGTPGMAPAPAPAPAPAPAPAPAPAPAPAPAPATASASAGTTNTATTAGPAPGGPAQPPPPQPSAADLQFSQLLGNLLGPAGPGAGGPGMASPTITVAMPGVPAFLQGMTDFLQASQTAPPPPPPPPPPPPAPEQQSTPQPGSPSGGAGSPGGLGPESLPPEFFTSVVQGVLSSLLGSLGARAGSSESIAAFIQRLSGSSNIFEPGADGALGFFGALLSLLCQNFSMVDVVMLLHGHFQPLQRLQPQLRSFFHQHYLGGQEPTPSNIRIATHTLITGLEEYVRESFSLVQVQPGVDIIRTNLEFLQEQFNSIAAHVLHCTDSGFGARLLELCNQGLFECLALNLHCLGGQQMELAAVINGRIRRMSRGVNPSLVSWLTTMMGLRLQVVLEHMPVGPDAILRYVRRVGDPPQALPEEPMEVQGAERTSPEPQRENASPAPGTTAEEAMSRGPPPAPEGGSREEQDGASADAEPWAAAVPPEWVPIIQQDIQSQRKVKPQPPLSDAYLSGMPAKRRKTMQGEGPQLLLSEAVSRAAKAAGARPLTSPESLSRDLEAPEVQESYRQQLRSDIQKRLQEDPNYSPQRFPNAHRAFADDP; this comes from the exons atgtgtgtttgtatgtgtttggcCCGGTGTCGGTTGAGTCGTGTCGCTGAAACACCGACGGAAGGCGGAGGCGGAAGGAGGGGGCTGTCAGCGAGCCGGTCCAGCCTCCC AGAGCTGTCGGCCATGGAGCCGAGTGATAGTGCCAGTACCGCTATGGAGGAGCCTGCCAGCCTGGAGGTACTGGTGAAGACCCTGGACTCCCAGACTCGGACGTTTATTGTGGGGGCCCAG ATGAATGTAAAGGAGTTTAAGGAGCATATAGCTGCCTCTGTTAGCATCCCTTCCGAGAAACAACGGCTCATCTACCAGGGCCGGGTTCTGCAAGATGATAAGAAGCTCCAGGAATACA ATGTTGGGGGAAAGGTTATTCACCTGGTGGAACGGGCTCCTCCTCAGACCCAGCTCCCTTCTGGAGTGTCTTCTGGGACAGGGTCTGCCTCAGCTGCTCATGGTGGGGGATCCCTTTCTGGCACTCGGGGCCCTGGGGCCTCTGTTCATGACCGGAATGCCAACAGCTATGTCATGGTTGGAACCTTCAATCTTCCT AGTGACGGCTCCGCGGTGGACGTTCACATCAACATGGAGCAGGCCCCGGTTCAG AGTGAGCCCCGGGTGCGGCTGGTGATGGCCCAGCACATGATCAGGGACATACAGACCCTGCTGTCCCGGATGGAG TGTCGAGGGGGAACCCCAGCACAGGCCAGTCAGCCACCCCCGCAGACACCACCTGTGGCCTCGGAGgcaggagccttgaactcacaaacatcAGAGCCAGTGGAAGGTGAAGCACCTCCTCGAGAGCCCATGGagtcagaggagatggaggaccgTGCCCCAGCTCAGACTCCAGAGCTTACCCCTTCTGGCCCAGCTCCAGCAGGCCCAACACCTGCGCCAGAGACAAATGCACCCAA CCACCCTTCCCCTGCAGAGCATGTGGAGGTGCTCCAGGAGCTGCAGCGCCTGCAGCGCCGTCTTCAGCCCTTCCTGCAGCGCTACTGTGAGGTCCTGGGCGCTGCTGCCACCACAGACTACAACAACAAC CATGAGGGCCGTGAGGAGGACCAGAGGTTGATCAACTTGGTTGGAGAGAGCCTGCGGCTGTTGGGCAACACGTTCGTGGCCTTGTCTGATCTGCGCTGCAATCTGGCCTGTGCACCGCCACGGCACCTGCATGTGGTGCGGCCCATGTCTCACTACACGACGCCCATGGTGCTCCAGCAGGCGGCCATTCCCATTCAG ATCaatgtggggactactgtgaccATGACAGGCAATGGGGCTCGGCCTCCAACGGCTCCCAGTGCAGAGGCGGCAACTCCAGGCTCTGGCCAGGCCTCATCCTTGCCTCCGTCTTCTACCGCTGTTGATTCATCAGCCGAAGGAGCTCCCCCACCGGGGCCAGCTCCACCACCCGCTGCCAGCCACCCCCGGGTCATCCGGATTTCCCACCAGAGCGTGGAGCCCGTGGTCATGATGCACATGAACATTCAAG ATTCTGGAGCACAGCCTGGTGGTGTCCCGAGTGCTCCCACCGGTCCCCTAGGACCTCCTGGTCACGGACAGACCCTGG GCTCCACCCTCATCCAGCTGCCCTCCCTGCCCCCTGAGTTCATGCACGCCGTCGCCCACCAGATCACTCATCAGGCCATGGTGGCAGCTGTTGCCTCCGCGGCCGCAG GACAGCAGGTGCCTGGCTTCCCAACAGCGCCAACTCGGGTGGTGATTGCCCGGCCCACTCCTCCACAGGCTCGGCCTTCCCATCCTGGGGGCCCTCCAGTCTCTGGGGCTCTG CAGGGCACTGGACTGGGCACAAACACTTCATTGGCCCAGATGGTGAGTGGCCTCGTGGGACAACTTCTTATGCAGCCTGTCCTTGTGG CTCAGGGGACTCCAGGAATGGCTCcggctccagctccagctccagctccagctccggCCCCGgccccagctccagctccagctccagctccagctccagctacTGCTTCAGCTAGTGCTGGCACTACCAAcacagccaccacagctggccctgcccctgggGGCCCTGCCCAGCCTCCACCCCCTCAGCCCTCTGCCGCTGACCTTCAGTTCTCTCAGCTCTTGGGGAACCTGCTAGGGCCTGCAGGGCCAGGGGCTGGCGGGCCTGGCATGGCTTCTCCCACCATCACTGTGGCAATGCCCGGTGTTCCTGCTTTTCTCCAAGGCATGACTGATTTCCTGCAG GCATCACagactgcccctcccccccctccgCCTCCACCACCCCCGCCCCCTGCCCCAGAACAGCAGAGCACACCCCAACCAGGGTCCCCTTCTGGTGGAGCAGGGAGTCCTGGAGGCTTGGGTCCCGAGAGCCTGCCGCCAGAGTTCTTCACTTCCGTGGTGCAGGGGGTGCTGAGCTCCCTCCTCGGCTCCTTGGGGGCTCGGGCTGGCAGCAGCGAGAGCATCGCTGCCTTCATCCAGCGCCTCAGTGGATCCAGCAACATCTTTGAGCCTGGGGCTGATGGGGCCCTTG GGTTCTTTGGAGCTCTGCTCTCCCTCCTGTGCCAGAACTTCTCCATGGTGGACGTGGTGATGCTTCTGCACGGCCACTTCCAGCCACTGCAGCGGCTGCAGCCGCAGCTTCGCTCTTTCTTCCACCAGCACTACCTGGGTGGCCAGGAGCCAACACCCAGCAACATCCGG ATTGCGACCCACACCCTGATCACCGGGCTGGAGGAGTATGTGCGGGAGAGTTTC TCATTGGTGCAGGTCCAGCCAGGTGTGGACATCATCCGGACAAACCTAGAGTTTCTCCAAGAGCAGTTTAATAGCATCGCCGCCCATGTCCTGCACTGCACAG ACAGTGGCTTTGGAGCCCGGTTGCTGGAGCTGTGTAACCAGGGCCTGTTTGAGTGCTTGGCCCTGAACCTCCACTGCTTGGGGGGCCAGCAGATGGAGCTTGCTGCTGTTATAAATGGCCGAATT cGTCGAATGTCTCGTGGCGTGAACCCGTCCCTGGTGAGCTGGCTGACAACAATGATGGGACTGAGGCTTCAGGTGGTCTTGGAGCACATGCCTGTGGGCCCTGATGCCATCCTCAGATATGTGCGCAGAGTCGGCGATCCCCCCCAG GCACTTCCTGAAGAGCCAATGGAAgttcagggagcagagagaactTCCCCTGAGCCTCAG CGAGAGAATGCTTCCCCAGCTCCTGGAACAACAGCAGAAGAAGCTATGTCCCGGGGTCCACCCCCTGCTCCTGAAGGAGGTTCCCGAGAGGAGCAGGATGGAGCTTCCGCCGATGCAGAACCTTGGGCAGCCGCAGTCCCCCCA gaaTGGGTCCCTATTATCCAGCAGGACATTCAGAGCCAGCGGAAGGTGAAACCTCAGCCGCCCCTGAGTGATGCCTACCTCAGTGGTATGCCTGCCAAGAGACGCAAG ACAATGCAGGGTGAGGGCCCCCAGCTGCTACTCTCAGAGGCAGTAAGCCGGGCAGCTAAGGCAGCCGGAGCTCGGCCCCTGACAAGCCCCGAGAGCCTGAGCCGGGACCTGGAGGCACCAGAGGTTCAGGAGAGCTACAGGCAGCAG CTCCGGTCTGATATCCAGAAACGACTGCAGGAAGATCCCAACTACAGCCCCCAACGCTTCCCCAACGCCCACCGGGCGTTTGCTGATGACCCCTAG